GTCGGCGCGAAGCCGTCATCAACGCGCTTGCCGTGCGGCGGTTGCCCGGACGCCCGATTTCTTGCGCCGTGCGATGATACGCCTCAACCCAGCGGAATGACGTCCACCGACTGCTCCGTCTTCTGGTCGCCCGACGTCCAGAGAACGCCCTTGACCGGCGCGACATCGGAATAGTCGCGTCCGCGCGCGACGACGACATGGTCCTGCCCGACCAGAAGCGCGTTGGTCGGGTCGAACTCGATCCATCCGGCTTCCGATCCGCACCACGCCTGCACCCAGGCATGCATAGCGTCCGCACCCTCCAGACGGGGCTTTCCCTTCGGCGGTTCGGTGCGCAGGAAGCCGCTTACATAGCCGGCCGGCACGCCGATCTCGCGCAGGCAGGCGATCATGATGTGCGTGAAATCCTGGCAGACGCCCTTGCGCGCCGCGAACGCTTCTTCGAGCGGCGTGTCGACCGTGGTGGCGTCGCCGTCGTAGGCAAGGTCGGCGTGCAGCGCGAGATTGAGCGCCCGCACCGCCTCGAAAGTGCTCATTTCGGGTCTGACATGGGCATGCGCATAGTCCGCGATCGCAGTGCTCTGGCCCACCAGAGGCGATGCGCCGATGAAATGATGCGGCGAACGCGCATCGAGAGTGCGCACTGCAGCGACTTCGTCCGGCAACGCCGATAGAAGGGGCGAGAGATCGAATTCGCTGGCTTCGGCATAGCGTTCGACGCGCGCACGGACGGCGAATTCCACCCTGTCGTGGCTGTCGCCGAAAATCACTTCGGTCGTGCGGTTGCCGAAGAAATCGTAGCTATCCATGCGCTCCTTGGCGGCCGGTCTGGTGTCGAAGGAACCGACAATCAGCCGCTGCCCGGCAGAAGCGCCGTCCATCGGCATCAGGCGCAGAAGATGGCGTCCCCCATTGGCGGAGCGATCATATTCGGAGGCGATGGTGAGTTTGATTTCGTAGAGCATCGACCGTTCACAGCAGATAGGCGTCGGTCAGCAGGTCGGAAATTTCCATCAGCCGCCGGCCGTAGTCCCGAAGCTCGCGGATATCGACTTCCTCCGGGCGCTGCACGGCAAGATCGGTATGCAGGCGCAGCACCGCGCGCGAGAGAAGCGAAAGATGGCCGCCCTCTTCGGCCTGGGGAAGCCTCGCCACCTGGTCCCGGATCTCGGTCAGGTGATAAAGAACCGCGCGCGGGTTGAGCTCGTCGAGCGCCAGAAGATCGACCACCGTCGCGCGGGTCGTGTTCACGGCGTAACGGCGGCGGTGGGACATCGTGCTGTCGCCGACCTCGATGGCGAGGTCGAGCGAACCGCTGGGCGCCTTCCTGTCGGTCAGGCTGGCGAGTATCGCGCACATGGCGACGGCGCGTTCCAGCGAGCGGCCGATGCTGAGGAACCGCCAGCCGGTGAAGCGATACATGTTCTCGTGCACCAGACCGGAAAAGCCCGTGATCTTGCGCAGGAGCACGCCCATGGCGCGTGCATTGTCGTGACCGGGGGTCACCGTCCGCGCCAGCTTGGCGGCGGTATCGGCGAGATCGTTGAGCGCCATCCAGCCGTCGATCGAAAAACGGTCACGGATCTTGCCGGCGCTGATGAGCGCCGAAGCGAGATCGGCGCGCAGGGCGCCCGGAATGCTCTGCTCAGGGTCGATGCCGGATTGTTCCATCAAGGCGGCGAGATGGGCGATCAGCGGCGTTTCCGTGAACCCCGCCTCCGCCAGCCTGATATGATAGGCGCGCAGCAGCCTGAGCGTCCCCTCGGCGCGTTCCACATAGCGTCCGAGCCAGTACAAATTGTCGGCCGCGCGGCTCGGCAGGCTACCGTGTTGGGGCCGGACATAGGGAGCGGTCTCCTCGGGAAGCATCGTTTCCGGTTTCACCGGACTGTCGCTCACCACCCAGACGTCGGCCACCGAGCCGCCGCGCTGCATGGCCATGGCGCTCGGGTCCTGCGACTTGCCGATGCGTGCGAAGCCGCCCGGCATGACCTGCCAGCCTTCCGACGTACGGGCAAGGAAGATGCGCAGGCTCGCGGGACGGGGTGTCAGCGCTCCGTCGACCATGACGGGAGTCGTGGACAGGGTGACGGCCTCCTGCGCCACGATCAGGGCGCCGGCGCGATCGGACAGCGCTCCGATGGCACTGCCCGCCTCGTACGTCGTGACTGCCCCAAACTCGCGCGATGCGCCGTTCATACTGCCTGGCGAATTGGCGAAAGCCGACCCCAGGATCAGCCGATGCAGGTTGGCGGCCACTTCTGCCCGGGCGGATGCTGCGCCGCACCACCATGTGGCGATGTTCGGCATGGCAAGCGGCTCGCCGCGCAGATACTGCGCGATGCGGGGCATGAAGGCGAGGAAACCCGGCGTCTCCAGAACGCCGCTGCCCAGCGCGTTCACGAGCGAGACATTGCCGCGCCGCGCCGCGCCCATCAGGCCCGCGACGCCGAGTTTCGACGTGCCGTTGAGCTCCAGCGGGTCCGCATAGGCGGCATCGAGGCGCCGCCACAGGACGCTGATCGGATGATTGCCGGAAACCGTGCGCACCATCGCCTTGCCGTCGGCGACGGTGAGATCCTCGCCTTCGAGCAGCATGAGGCCGAGATAGCGCGCGATGTAGGCGTGCTCGTAATAGGTGTCATTGTGCTGTCCCGGCGTCAGGATGCCGACGCGACTGCCGTCTTCGGCGCGCATGTCGTTCAGCGCATCGCGGAACGCGCGGAAGAAGCCAGCGAGGCGCAGGATGCTGGCATCGGCATAGAATTCGCTGAAGACGCGCGACGTCGCCACGCGGTTCTCCAGCGCGAAGCCGGCGCCGGACGGTGCCTGCGTCCGATCCTGCAGCACCCACCAGCCGCCCTCCGGTCCGCGTCCGATGTCGAACGCGACGAAATTGAGGAAGTGGCCGCCGCGCGGCACGATGCCGACGGCGGGTCGAAGCCATTCCGGGTTGAGCGCGACCAGCGAGGGCGGCAAAAGCCCGTCCCGCACCAGCGCGTTGGGGCCGTAGAGATCGGCGGCCACCGCTTCCAGAATGTCCGCGCGCTGGATGAGCGCAGCCGAGATCGCCTGCCATTCGCTCTCGTGGATCAGGACCGGAAGATGACTCAGCGGCCATGCGCGCTCGGCGGAATCCTTCTGACCGTACTGACGGAAGAACACCCCGGCGTCATGTAGATACTCGTCGCCCCGCGCGAAACGCCGGGCAAGCTCGTCCGGTGAAAGGCGCGTCAGGTGGCGGATGAACGACCGCCAGACGGGGCGGATCGCGCCCTCGGCGGTCATCAGTTCGTCGGTTGCGCCCGCGAGCGGGCGATAATCGATGGACGGCCTGGCGCGATCGGCTTTGGAAAGGCCGCGTCCCGACATGGTCAGACTCCGATTGGCCGTCTGAGGTCGAGCGTCATCGGGAACTCGCGGCTCGCGATCTCCGGCATCGCCTCATAGGGCGCAGGCGTATGGCCCGACGGCTGGAAACGTGCAAGACGACGGGCCTCGGCCTCATTGCTGTTGACCGGAAAGGTCTCGTAGTTGCGCCCGCCCGGATGCGCGACG
The window above is part of the Rhizobiaceae bacterium genome. Proteins encoded here:
- a CDS encoding transglutaminase family protein → MLYEIKLTIASEYDRSANGGRHLLRLMPMDGASAGQRLIVGSFDTRPAAKERMDSYDFFGNRTTEVIFGDSHDRVEFAVRARVERYAEASEFDLSPLLSALPDEVAAVRTLDARSPHHFIGASPLVGQSTAIADYAHAHVRPEMSTFEAVRALNLALHADLAYDGDATTVDTPLEEAFAARKGVCQDFTHIMIACLREIGVPAGYVSGFLRTEPPKGKPRLEGADAMHAWVQAWCGSEAGWIEFDPTNALLVGQDHVVVARGRDYSDVAPVKGVLWTSGDQKTEQSVDVIPLG
- a CDS encoding circularly permuted type 2 ATP-grasp protein, with the protein product MSGRGLSKADRARPSIDYRPLAGATDELMTAEGAIRPVWRSFIRHLTRLSPDELARRFARGDEYLHDAGVFFRQYGQKDSAERAWPLSHLPVLIHESEWQAISAALIQRADILEAVAADLYGPNALVRDGLLPPSLVALNPEWLRPAVGIVPRGGHFLNFVAFDIGRGPEGGWWVLQDRTQAPSGAGFALENRVATSRVFSEFYADASILRLAGFFRAFRDALNDMRAEDGSRVGILTPGQHNDTYYEHAYIARYLGLMLLEGEDLTVADGKAMVRTVSGNHPISVLWRRLDAAYADPLELNGTSKLGVAGLMGAARRGNVSLVNALGSGVLETPGFLAFMPRIAQYLRGEPLAMPNIATWWCGAASARAEVAANLHRLILGSAFANSPGSMNGASREFGAVTTYEAGSAIGALSDRAGALIVAQEAVTLSTTPVMVDGALTPRPASLRIFLARTSEGWQVMPGGFARIGKSQDPSAMAMQRGGSVADVWVVSDSPVKPETMLPEETAPYVRPQHGSLPSRAADNLYWLGRYVERAEGTLRLLRAYHIRLAEAGFTETPLIAHLAALMEQSGIDPEQSIPGALRADLASALISAGKIRDRFSIDGWMALNDLADTAAKLARTVTPGHDNARAMGVLLRKITGFSGLVHENMYRFTGWRFLSIGRSLERAVAMCAILASLTDRKAPSGSLDLAIEVGDSTMSHRRRYAVNTTRATVVDLLALDELNPRAVLYHLTEIRDQVARLPQAEEGGHLSLLSRAVLRLHTDLAVQRPEEVDIRELRDYGRRLMEISDLLTDAYLL